The following DNA comes from Bacteroidales bacterium.
TTAGCTGAAATAATTAGAATAAAACTAAAAAATGCTAGAAAAAATCTACGTAAATTCATAAATGTAATTTTAATTAGAAATACAAAAATAAAAAAATGTTTAAAGTAATTCTATTCTTAATGCTTTTGATGGAAAGTTTTTAATTTTAAACCTGTCGTCAATTCTGTAGCCAATTAGCCATGCAACTTGTTCTTCGCTATAAATAGCCATTGCAGAATTTCGCTCTGCAATAGTTGCTTTTATATCTGTAAAAAAATCTCCAATTTTTTTAAAATTATTCATTCCAAGTGGCTTAAATCTTTCGCCGGGCTGCCATTTTCTTATTAAAATTGGGAAAACGATTTTATTTGCGTCTAAAAAAGCAATATTTCTAGTTGAAATTATTTCTTCAAAAGAATTTACTGTTACAAATTCTGCTTTTATATTTATAGGTAAATTATCAGTGTTTAAATCGCATTCTAAGTACCATAGTGAGTTTTCAGAATTGTCAGTTTTTTGCAGAAAAATTTTGCCTCTATGAATTAGTAGTTTTTTATTTTCTGTTAGAAATTCTTTTGGTTCGGAATGGTTTTCTATGTTTAATATGTTTTCTGTATGCGAAGGATTAAAGCCATTATTGAGTAAAAAATGCATTAAAATAATTTCGCAATATTCTTGCTCTTTTAGTTTTATTAAGTTTATACCTTCTTTGTAAGGGTCTCCAAAATTTGACAATTCTTTTTCAATAGTTTTTGTTATGTATTTTTGATAATTTCTAAGCAAAGAAACTGAAAAGGCAGCTCGTTCGCAAAACCCGGGCATTATTTCTTCTAAAACTGGAGTTAATTCATGCCTAATTTTATTTCTAAGATATTTATTGCTTAAGTTAGAACTGTCGTTTACGTATGGAATGATGTTTGTGGCAGCATATTCAGCAATTTCTTCTCTTGAAAAGTTTAGAATTGGGCGTATCATGCGGTTTTCATTTTCTCTTATTCCTGCTAATGTTGTTATACTGCCTTTTCTGTTAAGTCCCATAATTAGAGTTTCAACAACATCATTGCTGTTGTGAGCGGTGCAAATGTAGTCGAAGCCATGAGTATCTGCTATTTCATTAAAAAAATCATATCTTATTTTTCTAGCAGCGACTTGTGTGTTTAGTTTATTTTGTATTACATATTTTTTTGTGTCAACAGTTCTTTCAAAAATTCTAACATCTAGCTTTTTTGCGGTATTAAAAACAAAATCCATGTCTCTGTCGCTTTCTTCACCACGCAGTTGAAAATTTACGTGTGCAATAGCAAAGGATAATTCAGAGCTTTTAAAAAGATCTAGCATTACCATGCTGTCTATGCCGCCGCTTATAGCTAAAAGAAATTTCTTGTCTTTATAATCAGGACACAGTTTGCTAAGATTTTTTATAAATATTTCTTGGCTAATCATTTTTATAAAATTATTGAATTTAAAAATATGATTTTATTGTTTTTAAAGAAACTATTCAAGTCTTGTTTATCAATTTCAAGCCAAATATTATCTTGAATGTTAAAAATATATACAATAATATTTTCTGCAACTTCTTTTTTTTGCCATAGTTCTAAAAACTTATTTGGTAAAAAAACACTTTCCAATGAATTTGGCATTATTCCTATAAAAACATTGACTTCGTTGGGGTTAAAAATTTTTATATGTCCGGCTTGGCAAATTTTTATATCATCATTAGCTTTTTTTAGATTTCTATATATACATTCTGTTTTTTCTGAAAGTAAGTATGATTCCCAATTTAGCATATTTGAGTTCGCAAAATAATTAATTGTGTTTGAAAAAACATTTGCATCAATATCGGTGTTTAAATTTAATTGCTTTGCTTCTGTTTGAGCGGATTGAGGCTTGTATTTTATTATAATAGAATTGTCGAGATTGTTTTTTTCGATTATATTAATAATAGGTATAGAAAGTTTTTTTTCTCGAATTTTATTTATAATTATCCGTTCATCTTCAGAAAGCTCGCTATCTTGCATTTTCAGAGCATGAATGATTTTTTTAGAAGGCATGTGGTTTTTAAAGTATTCAGCATGTAAGTTGCTTATGTCTACGGCTTCAACGCTGATTAGATTTAGATTTTTATCAAAAAAGCATTTTTCATTTTTTAGTTTTTTAATGAAATTTGAGTCAAATGTTTTTGTTTCAGTTCTAGTGTAAGATTCAAAAATGTAAGAAGCGGAAAAAAACTTCTCGTCAACATTTTCTAGTAATTGTAATAGTGCAACGCTGCTATCAAGTTTAGGTTTTTCTATAAGCCGCTCTAATCCTTCTATTGTGTAGTCTGTAATGCTTTCTTTTACAATGTTTTGCATATTTATTTCAGCTCGTAAATTTTGTTTTTCTTCTTCAGGAATATTAGCTTGGAAAGGAGTTATTTTTAATCCATCAGCTACTCCCATTTCTTTTAGAAAAACATTTAATTTATTAATTGGAATTTCATTTTTGCTGAAAGCGTTTTTTATTTTTTCGCTAATAAATAATGCGTTTGTATTATTTAAAAAAGCACAAATATTTTCGCTTGGAATATAGGCTTCTGCTGGCTTTGCAAAGGTTTCATTTTTTGAATTTACGCAAAGTAGCGATTTTACATTTTTTATTTTGTCATGAATAATTTCTTGTGTTGAATTTTCAGAATTGATGTATAAATCATAAATTTTCAGCCAAAAAGTAGTCCAGTTTTTCTCATTGAAATTATTGATGAGCTTATGCAATGTGTTTATTTGAGGCGATAGCTGCAAAATGCCGAACATTGAAAAGAAATTACTGCATTTTTCATCTTTTGCCAGTGTTGGGTGCACGCATTTGATGTCTTTGCTTGGCTTTCCTATAAATATTTCTGGTTTGTTTTCTTGCGAAAAGGCAGCGGAAATGTTTTTATTATGGTCTAAAATAAATGCTTTGTATCTTAAATTATAGTATCTGTTTTCATGCTGCTTGTCCCATAATTTTGGATGTTTAGATAAAAAATCATATAAAATTTTGAAAAAAGAAAAAGGTTTTTTATTTAAAAAGTCTTTGCTATTTGCGATGTGATAAGCAAAAGATTCAATGTCCGCAGTTTTTAATTTTAATTTTTTTTGCAGATAAAGTATGAAATTCTCATTTTCATAATAATCTGTGCTTAAAAAATCTTCGCGGTTGTATATGTTTTTTATATCATTTTTTTTCAATAAGTCTAAAAGGTAATCGTCTTCGGCAACACATAGATTTTTTAGCAATAAATGTTTTTTTGAATAACCAATAAGGCATTTATTATTTTCCAAAACATAATTTAAAGAATTTGTTATTTTTTCAGAAATAATGTCAATGTTTTCATTATCCCATGTAAATAAATTCCAAAATGTATGTGAAAACATTTTTTTGCTAATCATTGTGCTGATAGCTTTTTGCACTAATGCAGCTAAATTTTTGAGCAGTTCAAAGTTTTCCGGAGTAAATTCTTTATCAAATGGAATATTTTCGCGATTTGGAGTTGTTGTAAATGAAGCGTGAATTAGAATGTGATGGGATAATTTTAATTTTGTTTTAAAGAAAGAATAAGCAAATGAATTCTTTTCAGGAATAAAATTCCCGTATTTATCTATCTCAAAGGCAATTGCAGTTTTTTTATTTTTTTGCTTAAAGTTTGAAAAAAACAAATATTCTTTTTCTTTTCTGTTGCCGTTGTAAGTGGTTATCAAATTTTTTTTTGAAAAATTAGAATCAAATTTCTCTTCATTATTGCTGATAATGTAGTTTGCTTCCTGAGAAATAATTTCTACTTGGGAAATTTGATTTAAAAATAAAATAAAGGCTGGGTCAAGATTTAAAATGTTATTATAAAGTTCTTGAATATAATTTTTGCTTAAATTTTCTTTTAGTGGAAGCCGTATTATAGTTTGAAAATCGCTATTATATATGGCTTCGGTTTCTTCAAGAACTTCAAAGTCTGAAATTTTATAATGATGAATGCCGCTATGAATTTCAGGAGCGTTTGTGATGCCATATACAGATTTAAAGCCAATGCCAAATTTGCCAATTTGGTTTATGTTTGGCAATCCTTTTTTGGTTGTATTTGCAAAAGTTGTAATAGACATTAAATCTTCTTCTGTAAAAATATCTCCATTGTGCATGAAGTCTATATATTTTTCATTTAAAATTATTTTTACAGAACCGATTTCAAGTTTTGTTTTTTTTCTTTCTAATGCGTCTTCGGCATTTTGTATTAGCTCTTCTATAAAATGAAAAGGGTCGGAATATAGCATAGAAAGTATTTGTCCATGCCTGTTTCCTTTTGCAAAGTTGGCAGCAACTGCAATTTTGCTTTGTTCTATATGTTCTTTTAAGCTAATTTTTGCCATCAATCCAATACAAAGATAATAGATT
Coding sequences within:
- the tilS gene encoding tRNA lysidine(34) synthetase TilS — its product is MISQEIFIKNLSKLCPDYKDKKFLLAISGGIDSMVMLDLFKSSELSFAIAHVNFQLRGEESDRDMDFVFNTAKKLDVRIFERTVDTKKYVIQNKLNTQVAARKIRYDFFNEIADTHGFDYICTAHNSNDVVETLIMGLNRKGSITTLAGIRENENRMIRPILNFSREEIAEYAATNIIPYVNDSSNLSNKYLRNKIRHELTPVLEEIMPGFCERAAFSVSLLRNYQKYITKTIEKELSNFGDPYKEGINLIKLKEQEYCEIILMHFLLNNGFNPSHTENILNIENHSEPKEFLTENKKLLIHRGKIFLQKTDNSENSLWYLECDLNTDNLPINIKAEFVTVNSFEEIISTRNIAFLDANKIVFPILIRKWQPGERFKPLGMNNFKKIGDFFTDIKATIAERNSAMAIYSEEQVAWLIGYRIDDRFKIKNFPSKALRIELL